The Diospyros lotus cultivar Yz01 chromosome 15, ASM1463336v1, whole genome shotgun sequence genome has a window encoding:
- the LOC127792580 gene encoding pirin-like protein isoform X2: MNSQFLHLLDFLIIHTEGAVTHEDFEGHKGTIGAGDLQWMTAGRGIVHSEMPAAQGTQRGLQLWINLASKHKMIEPGYQEVASRDIAEAAQDRIKVRVIAGEALGTKSAVYTRTPTMYLDFTLKPGAHLQQPVPVSWNAFVYVLEGEGIFGSPDSLAATSHHLLLLGNDGDGVEAWNKSMKPLRFILVGGQPLGEPVVQYGPFVMNTEEEIDQTIQDYENCTNGFEKARHWRSEATLGLDE; this comes from the exons ATGAATTCTCAG TTTCTTCACCTGCTGGATTTCCTGATCATCCACACAGAG GGTGCTGTAACACATGAAGATTTTGAGGGACACAAGGGGACAATAGGAGCTGGTGATTTGCAATGGATGACTGCTGGAAGAGGAATCGTTCACTCAGAAATGCCTGCAGCCCAAGGAACTCAGAGAGGCTTACAGTTATGGATCAACCTCGCCTCCAAACACAAAAT GATTGAGCCTGGGTATCAAGAAGTGGCAAGCAGGGACATTGCAGAAGCTGCACAGGATAGAATCAAGGTCAGAGTGATCGCCGGCGAGGCACTAGGAACCAAGTCAGCAGTATACACAAGGACACCAACCATGTACTTGGACTTCACTCTGAAGCCAGGAGCTCATCTGCAGCAGCCGGTACCGGTTTCCTGGAATGCATTTGTGTATGTGTTGGAAGGCGAAGGCATCTTCGGCAGCCCAGATTCTTTGGCTGCAACATCGCACCATCTTCTACTTCTGGGCAATGATGGGGATGGTGTTGAGGCATGGAACAAGTCCATGAAGCCCCTCAGGTTCATTCTGGTTGGAGGCCAGCCCTTGGGTGAACCAGTGGTGCAGTACGGCCCTTTTGTGATGAACACTGAGGAAGAGATTGACCAAACTATTCAAGATTATGAGAATTGCACCAATGGATTTGAGAAAGCTAGGCATTGGAGATCAGAAGCCACACTGGGTCTTGACGAATAG
- the LOC127792580 gene encoding pirin-like protein isoform X1 — protein MVNIVKERRLVVRKFLARPQHEGVGAIVRRSIGRFELKYFDPFLVLDEFSVSSPAGFPDHPHRGFETVTYMLQGAVTHEDFEGHKGTIGAGDLQWMTAGRGIVHSEMPAAQGTQRGLQLWINLASKHKMIEPGYQEVASRDIAEAAQDRIKVRVIAGEALGTKSAVYTRTPTMYLDFTLKPGAHLQQPVPVSWNAFVYVLEGEGIFGSPDSLAATSHHLLLLGNDGDGVEAWNKSMKPLRFILVGGQPLGEPVVQYGPFVMNTEEEIDQTIQDYENCTNGFEKARHWRSEATLGLDE, from the exons ATGGTGAATATTGTGAAAGAACGTCGGCTTGTGGTCAGGAAGTTTCTGGCCAGGCCTCAGCATGAAGGTGTCGGCGCCATTGTTAGAAGAAGCATAGGAAG GTTTGAGCTGAAGTACTTTGATCCTTTTCTTGTGCTGGATGAATTCTCAG TTTCTTCACCTGCTGGATTTCCTGATCATCCACACAGAG GATTTGAAACAGTCACCTACATGTTGCAG GGTGCTGTAACACATGAAGATTTTGAGGGACACAAGGGGACAATAGGAGCTGGTGATTTGCAATGGATGACTGCTGGAAGAGGAATCGTTCACTCAGAAATGCCTGCAGCCCAAGGAACTCAGAGAGGCTTACAGTTATGGATCAACCTCGCCTCCAAACACAAAAT GATTGAGCCTGGGTATCAAGAAGTGGCAAGCAGGGACATTGCAGAAGCTGCACAGGATAGAATCAAGGTCAGAGTGATCGCCGGCGAGGCACTAGGAACCAAGTCAGCAGTATACACAAGGACACCAACCATGTACTTGGACTTCACTCTGAAGCCAGGAGCTCATCTGCAGCAGCCGGTACCGGTTTCCTGGAATGCATTTGTGTATGTGTTGGAAGGCGAAGGCATCTTCGGCAGCCCAGATTCTTTGGCTGCAACATCGCACCATCTTCTACTTCTGGGCAATGATGGGGATGGTGTTGAGGCATGGAACAAGTCCATGAAGCCCCTCAGGTTCATTCTGGTTGGAGGCCAGCCCTTGGGTGAACCAGTGGTGCAGTACGGCCCTTTTGTGATGAACACTGAGGAAGAGATTGACCAAACTATTCAAGATTATGAGAATTGCACCAATGGATTTGAGAAAGCTAGGCATTGGAGATCAGAAGCCACACTGGGTCTTGACGAATAG